A genomic window from Henningerozyma blattae CBS 6284 chromosome 3, complete genome includes:
- the TBLA0C06810 gene encoding uncharacterized protein — protein MLKSESSDVVNNTAYSQNISCLSLPFFLECSSAHSEKDELRQELIELGLIQVNLFTDDLEPSELKLAIDDIKSFTNEWLETQNFNYTEKEYSSNDEVVSFSFELSDIENKSTETFNNKFQFEEKAVNFNEQFYTSSEEEILDFFHRKDVDKVFPSKKKKNTSFYVYLKRQKTKQYRDSESVKSNFIANSISTKNSCQEVDKKLNCIEQVLNNYKNLDFRLYHFISNSNSNNPHQIKEAKKRCFRKYSKQQSSYWKQQRKLNIQNNVIKIPQFDSKNVLENNINILKMANLNNILSFSTNRYGNLEFFTMAQIQDPNVFNMN, from the coding sequence ATGCTCAAGAGTGAATCATCGGATGTTGTAAATAATACAGCCTACAgtcaaaatatttcttgtttGTCTTTGCCCTTTTTTCTAGAATGTAGCTCAGCACATAGtgaaaaagatgaattacgacaagaattaattgaattaggGTTAATTCAAGTAAACTTATTTACAGATGATTTGGAACCTTCGGAATTAAAACTTGCTATCGATGATATTAAGAGTTTCACAAATGAGTGGTTAGAAActcaaaattttaattatactGAGAAGGAATATTCCTCTAACGATGAGgttgtttctttttcttttgaattgagtgatattgaaaataaatcaacagagacttttaataataaatttcaatttgaagaaaaggcagtaaattttaatgaacAATTCTACACGTCATCTGAAGAAGAGATACtagatttttttcatagGAAAGACGTTGACAAAGTCTTTCCTtccaagaagaaaaaaaatacttcaTTTTACGTTTACCTTAAAAGACAAAAGACAAAACAATATCGAGACTCGGAATCCGTTAAATCTAATTTCATTGCTAATTCGATTTCAACCAAAAATAGCTGTCAAGAAGTAGATAAGAAGCTTAATTGTATTGAAcaagttttaaataattataaaaatttagactttagattatatcattttatttcaaactCAAACTCTAACAATCCtcatcaaataaaagaagctaaaaaaagatgttttagaaaatatagtAAACAACAGAGTTCTTATTGGAAGcaacaaagaaaattaaatatacaaaataatgtaataaaaataccacaatttgattcaaaaaatgttttagagaataatataaatattctaaaaatggctaatttaaataata